The proteins below come from a single Seriola aureovittata isolate HTS-2021-v1 ecotype China chromosome 23, ASM2101889v1, whole genome shotgun sequence genomic window:
- the LOC130164927 gene encoding proline-, glutamic acid- and leucine-rich protein 1-like has product MTDSRPLPTGEPLLAGVAHEVDDHHAEGIQPPTEDGPREVDYDLPIVISSDEEEDSVVIVIEDGDDEEDYRSDEEEESEEEHWTSEDSGYDTLSEEEEDLEDDDVNIGRLSPLIQEFPPEEFWHGWRQEFSPFPADVAHPHVPDERLPPVLPLAGPCSSVAEPSRPEDPAASTSGHSSSTKRSREESHSEQVKLAIPDKVVTGGAVEAGALPPRPRPDFQTRQKDG; this is encoded by the exons ATGACCGACAGCAGGCCGCTGCCCACCGGGGAGCCTCTTCTGGCTGGAGTCGCCCATGAGGTGGACGACCACCATGCAG AAGGCATTCAACCTCCCACAGAAGATGGCCCCCGTGAAGTGGACTACGATCTCCCAATCGTCATCTCttcagatgaagaggaggacagtgTGGTTATTGTTATTGAGGATggagatgatgaggaagatTACCGCagtgacgaggaggaggagtctgaggaGGAACACTGGACCAGTGAGGATTCTGGTTATGACACCCtatctgaggaggaggaagacttAGAAGACGACGATGTCAACATCGGacgtctctctcctctcatccagGAATTCCCCCCAGAAGAGTTCTGGCATGGCTGGCGACAAGAGTTTTCTCCCTTTCCTGCTGATGTTGCCCACCCACACGTTCCTGACGAGCGACTGCCCCCGGTGCTTCCCCTTGCTGGTCCCTGCAGCTCTGTTGCCGAACCCTCAAGACCTGAAGACCCTGCTGCCTCAACATCAGGCCACAGCTCCTCTACAAAGAGAAGCAGGGAGGAGAGCCACAGCGAGCAG gTGAAGCTGGCTATACCAGATAAAG TTGTTACAGGTGGAGCAGTGGAGGCTGGAGCACTTCCCCCAAGACCGAGACCCGACTTCCAGACCAGACAGAAGGATGGATGA